In Saccharomyces cerevisiae S288C chromosome XV, complete sequence, the following proteins share a genomic window:
- the VPH1 gene encoding H(+)-transporting V0 sector ATPase subunit a (Subunit a of the vacuolar-ATPase V0 domain; encodes one of two isoforms, located in vacuolar V-ATPase complexes while STV1 encodes the second isoform and is located in Golgi and endosomal V-ATPase complexes; interaction with PI(3,5)P2 increases V-ATPase activity and contributes to hyperosmotic stress tolerance; relative distribution to the vacuolar membrane decreases upon DNA replication stress; human homolog ATP6V0A4 implicated in renal tubular acidosis, can complement yeast null mutant), with product MAEKEEAIFRSAEMALVQFYIPQEISRDSAYTLGQLGLVQFRDLNSKVRAFQRTFVNEIRRLDNVERQYRYFYSLLKKHDIKLYEGDTDKYLDGSGELYVPPSGSVIDDYVRNASYLEERLIQMEDATDQIEVQKNDLEQYRFILQSGDEFFLKGDNTDSTSYMDEDMIDANGENIAAAIGASVNYVTGVIARDKVATLEQILWRVLRGNLFFKTVEIEQPVYDVKTREYKHKNAFIVFSHGDLIIKRIRKIAESLDANLYDVDSSNEGRSQQLAKVNKNLSDLYTVLKTTSTTLESELYAIAKELDSWFQDVTREKAIFEILNKSNYDTNRKILIAEGWIPRDELATLQARLGEMIARLGIDVPSIIQVLDTNHTPPTFHRTNKFTAGFQSICDCYGIAQYREINAGLPTIVTFPFMFAIMFGDMGHGFLMTLAALSLVLNEKKINKMKRGEIFDMAFTGRYIILLMGVFSMYTGFLYNDIFSKTMTIFKSGWKWPDHWKKGESITATSVGTYPIGLDWAWHGTENALLFSNSYKMKLSILMGFIHMTYSYFFSLANHLYFNSMIDIIGNFIPGLLFMQGIFGYLSVCIVYKWAVDWVKDGKPAPGLLNMLINMFLSPGTIDDELYPHQAKVQVFLLLMALVCIPWLLLVKPLHFKFTHKKKSHEPLPSTEADASSEDLEAQQLISAMDADDAEEEEVGSGSHGEDFGDIMIHQVIHTIEFCLNCVSHTASYLRLWALSLAHAQLSSVLWTMTIQIAFGFRGFVGVFMTVALFAMWFALTCAVLVLMEGTSAMLHSLRLHWVESMSKFFVGEGLPYEPFAFEYKDMEVAVASASSSASS from the coding sequence ATGGCAGAGAAGGAGGAAGCGATTTTTCGCTCTGCTGAAATGGCTTTAGTCCAATTCTATATTCCTcaagaaatttcaagagaCTCTGCTTACACTTTAGGTCAATTGGGTCTTGTTCAATTCCGTGACTTGAACTCTAAGGTGCGTGCGTTTCAAAGAACTTTCGTGAACGAAATTAGAAGACTGGATAATGTAGAAAGACAGTATCGTTActtttattctcttttgaagaaacaCGATATTAAGCTCTACGAAGGAGACACGGACAAATATTTGGACGGCTCAGGTGAATTGTACGTTCCACCAAGCGGTTCAGTGATAGATGATTATGTCCGGAACGCTTCATATTTGGAAGAAAGATTGATTCAAATGGAGGATGCAACCGATCAAATTGAAGTCCAGAAAAATGACTTGGAACAGTATCGCTTTATTTTGCAGTCAGgtgatgaatttttcttgaaggGTGATAATACCGACAGCACTTCCTATATGGATGAAGACATGATCGACGCTAATGGGGAAAACATTGCTGCTGCTATCGGTGCTTCTGTAAACTATGTCACTGGTGTCATTGCTAGAGACAAAGTTGCCACCTTAGAACAAATTCTTTGGAGAGTATTAAGAGGTaaccttttcttcaaaactGTTGAAATTGAACAACCTGTTTATGATGTCAAAACCAGGGAGtataaacataaaaatgCTTTTATCGTATTTTCTCACGGTGATCTGATTATTAAAAGAATCAGAAAGATTGCGGAATCATTGGATGCCAATCTTTACGATGTTGACTCTTCCAACGAGGGTAGATCACAACAATTGGCCAAGGTCAACAAGAATTTGAGTGATTTGTACACAGTTTTGAAAACCACTTCTACCACTTTAGAAAGTGAATTATATGCCATTGCCAAAGAATTGGACTCTTGGTTCCAAGATGTTACCCGTGAAAAGGcgatttttgaaattttgaacaaGTCTAACTATGATACCAATAGAAAGATTTTGATTGCTGAAGGTTGGATACCAAGAGACGAATTGGCTACTTTGCAAGCTCGTCTTGGTGAAATGATCGCAAGATTGGGTATTGATGTCCCATCCATTATCCAAGTCCTGGATACAAACCACACTCCACCTACCTTCCACAGAACTAACAAGTTTACTGCTGGTTTCCAAAGTATCTGTGACTGTTACGGTATTGCTCAGTACAGAGAAATCAATGCTGGTTTACCCACAATTGTCACTTTCCCTTTCATGTTTGCCATCATGTTTGGTGATATGGGTCACGGGTTCTTAATGACCTTAGCCGCATTGTCTCTTGTattgaatgaaaagaaaatcaacaaaatgaaaagaggCGAAATTTTCGATATGGCCTTCACTGGTAGATAcattattttgttgatgGGTGTCTTTTCCATGTACACAGGTTTCCTTTACAACGATATCTTCTCTAAAACTATGACTATTTTCAAGTCTGGTTGGAAATGGCCTGATCATTGGAAAAAAGGTGAGAGTATTACTGCTACATCGGTGGGTACATACCCTATCGGTTTAGATTGGGCTTGGCATGGAACTGAAAATGCTTTGTTATTTTCTAATTCTTACAAAATGAAACTATCAATTTTAATGGGGTTCATCCACATGACCTAttcttatttcttttcgttGGCTAACCACCTATACTTTAACTCTATGATTGATATCATCGGTAACTTTATTCCTGGTTTGCTATTTATGCAAGGTATCTTTGGTTATCTTTCCGTTTGTATTGTTTACAAATGGGCTGTTGATTGGGTTAAGGACGGAAAGCCTGCTCCAGGTTTGTTAAATATGTTGATCAACATGTTTTTATCACCAGGAACTATTGACGATGAATTATACCCTCATCAAGCAAAGGTCCAAgtgtttttgttgttgatggCCTTGGTTTGTATTCCTTGGTTGCTATTGGTGAAGCCATTACATTTCAAATTCACtcataaaaagaaatctcaCGAACCACTGCCATCGACTGAAGCAGATGCTAGTTCTGAAGATTTGGAAGCACAACAATTAATTTCCGCGATGGACGCCGATGAcgctgaagaagaagaagttggtTCTGGATCTCATGGTGAAGACTTTGGTGATATTATGATTCATCAAGTTATTCATACAATTGAATTCTGTTTGAATTGTGTTTCGCACACTGCATCCTATTTACGTTTATGGGCCTTATCATTGGCACATGCTCAATTGTCTAGTGTTTTATGGACAATGACAATTCAAATTGCCTTTGGATTTAGAGGATTTGTGGGTGTGTTTATGACGGTTGCACTTTTTGCCATGTGGTTCGCACTAACATGTGCAGTTCTTGTTTTGATGGAAGGTACATCTGCCATGCTTCATTCCTTACGTTTGCACTGGGTTGAATCTATGTCCAAGTTTTTCGTGGGTGAAGGTTTACCATACGAACCATTCGCATTTGAGTATAAAGACATGGAAGTCGCTGTTGCTAGTGCAAGCTCTTCCGCTTCAAGCTAA
- the FSF1 gene encoding Fsf1p (Putative protein; predicted to be an alpha-isopropylmalate carrier; belongs to the sideroblastic-associated protein family; non-tagged protein is detected in purified mitochondria; likely to play a role in iron homeostasis) has translation MASSVPGPIDLPESRYDLSTYWGRIRHCAEISDPTMLLTTEKDLAHAREIISAYRHGELKETTPEFWRAKKQLDSTVHPDTGKTVLLPFRMSSNVLSNLVVTVGMLTPGLGTAGTVFWQWANQSLNVAVNSANANKSHPMSTSQLLTNYAAAVTASCGVALGLNNLVPRLKNISPHSKLILGRLVPFAAVVSAGIVNVFLMRGNEIRKGISVFDSNGDEVGKSKKAAFMAVGETALSRVINATPTMVIPPLILVRLQRGVLKGKSLGVQTLANLGLISVTMFSALPFALGIFPQRQAIHLNKLEPELHGKKDKDGKPIEKVYFNRGI, from the coding sequence ATGGCATCATCAGTCCCAGGGCCCATCGATTTGCCCGAATCCCGCTATGACTTATCCACGTATTGGGGTAGAATCCGCCATTGCGCAGAGATTTCCGACCCCACTATGTTGTTAACTACTGAGAAGGACCTGGCGCATGCTAGAGAAATCATCAGTGCGTATCGTCACGGTGAACTAAAAGAGACTACTCCGGAGTTCTGGCGAGCCAAGAAACAACTGGACTCCACCGTGCATCCGGACACAGGGAAGACAGTTCTTTTGCCCTTCCGTATGTCTTCCAACGTGCTATCAAACCTAGTCGTTACTGTAGGTATGCTGACGCCTGGTTTGGGTACGGCAGGGACTGTATTTTGGCAATGGGCAAATCAATCGCTAAACGTCGCCGTTAATTCCGCTAACGCAAACAAATCTCATCCTATGTCCACGTCCCAATTGCTCACCAATTACGCTGCCGCTGTAACTGCGTCGTGTGGTGTTGCGTTAGGTCTAAATAACCTAGTTCCCAGGTTGAAAAACATTTCTCCACATTCAAAGTTGATCTTGGGCCGTTTGGTGCCATTTGCCGCCGTGGTCAGTGCCGGTATTGTCAACGTCTTCCTAATGAGAGGCAACGAAATTAGAAAGGGTATTTCTGTGTTTGACTCTAACGGTGACGAAGTCGGAAAGTCCAAGAAGGCTGCCTTCATGGCAGTTGGTGAAACTGCATTAAGTAGAGTGATTAACGCCACTCCAACTATGGTCATCCCACCTTTGATTTTGGTTAGACTACAACGCGGTGTCCTCAAAGGTAAGTCTCTCGGTGTGCAAACTTTGGCCAATTTGGGGTTGATCTCAGTCACAATGTTCTCAGCTTTGCCATTTGCACTCGGTATCTTCCCTCAAAGACAAGCAATCCATTTAAATAAACTAGAACCTGAACTACATGGCAAGAAGGATAAGGATGGGAAGCCAATTGAAAAGGTCTATTTTAACAGAGGTATTTAG
- a CDS encoding uncharacterized protein (hypothetical protein; sporulation is abnormal in homozygous diploid; SWAT-GFP fusion protein localizes to the nucleus; YOR268C is not an essential gene), with protein MVFVFPFPFFSYGFSSFLEAGKKASYKMYYAEPELKTTRTGRAVACDAGSPRIIRVTLKDKIGLSERFTGRVFCYLAVACAWLSQYYHHTCAFFILYVHVCVCFLFFRWCLFATVSLIHESQTQAGSAYYTK; from the coding sequence ATGGTTTTTGTTTTCCCCttcccatttttttcttatgGTTTTTCCAGTTTTCTAGAAGCCGGAAAAAAGGCAAGCTACAAAATGTACTACGCGGAGCCAGAATTAAAAACCACGCGGACGGGACGGGCCGTGGCTTGTGACGCCGGATCCCCGCGTATAATCCGTGTCACGCTAAAGGACAAAATCGGTTTATCCGAGCGGTTTACGGGAAGGGTCTTTTGCTATCTCGCAGTAGCGTGTGCCTGGTTATCCCAATACTACCACCACACCTgtgctttttttatcttgTACGTGCATGTATGCgtatgttttctttttttccgttGGTGCTTATTCGCTACCGTCTCGTTGATCCATGAATCACAAACACAAGCCGGTTCTGCTTACTATACAAAATAG
- the PAC1 gene encoding Pac1p (Regulator of dynein, involved in intracellular transport; part of the dynein/dynactin pathway; targets dynein to microtubule tips, which is necessary for sliding of microtubules along bud cortex; serves at interface between dynein's ATPase site and its microtubule binding stalk, causing individual dynein motors to remain attached to microtubules for long periods; synthetic lethal with bni1; homolog of human LIS1, mutations in which cause the severe brain disorder lissencephaly), with amino-acid sequence MTNWQQQLPLTDTQKNELDKSVLRYLNWNYKQTVRHEHAQDYESVRHAIVTLSGFLLQESVDRQEFISNNDTSNESMVDIDELLLPKKWNSIVRLQKKIIELEQNTETLVSQIKDLNTQVSELAQFKPTTSNGTSAHNVLKWIPRNLPSCLINVESSVTSVKLHPNLPIVFVATDHGKLYAFDLFNYTIPLASLQSHTKAITSMDVLFTNYTNSSKKNYLVIVTASKDLQIHVFKWVSEECKFQQIRSLLGHEHIVSAVKIWQKNNDVHIASCSRDQTVKIWDFHNGWSLKTFQPHSQWVRSIDVLGDYIISGSHDTTLRLTHWPSGNGLSVGTGHEFPIEKVKFIHFIEDSPEIRFRTPSTDRYKNWGMQYCVSASRDRTIKIWEIPLPTLMAHRAPIPNPTDSNFRCVLTLKGHLSWVRDISIRGQYLFSCADDKSVRCWDLNTGQCLHVWEKLHTGFVNCLDLDVDFDSNVTPRQMMVTGGLDCKSNVFMR; translated from the coding sequence atgACTAACTGGCAGCAACAGCTTCCTTTAACAGATACACAGAAAAATGAACTCGATAAAAGTGTCCTCCGATATTTGAATTGGAATTACAAACAAACTGTACGACATGAGCATGCTCAAGATTACGAAAGTGTTCGACATGCAATTGTAACTCTATCAGGTTTTCTGTTGCAAGAATCAGTGGACCGGCAAGAATTCATCAGTAACAATGACACCAGTAACGAAAGTATGGTAGACATTGATGAATTACTGCTACCGAAGAAGTGGAACTCAATTGTTAGactacaaaaaaaaatcattgaatTGGAGCAGAATACAGAGACCCTTGTATCTCAGATTAAAGATTTGAACACTCAAGTGTCAGAACTAGCACAATTCAAACCTACCACCAGTAACGGCACCAGCGCACATAATGTTTTGAAATGGATACCGAGAAATCTACCAAGCTGTTTAATTAATGTTGAATCATCTGTCACTTCCGTCAAACTACATCCCAATTTGCCTATAGTGTTTGTGGCCACAGATCATGGCAAATTATACGCATTTGATTTATTTAACTACACCATCCCTCTGGCATCCTTGCAAAGTCATACCAAGGCAATTACCTCCATGGATGTTTTATTTACCAATTATACGAACTCCAGCAAGAAGAACTATTTGGTGATCGTTACCGCGTCTAAAGATTTGCAGATTCATGTTTTCAAGTGGGTCTCCGAGGAATGCAAGTTCCAACAAATTAGGTCTTTATTGGGCCATGAGCATATTGTCTCTGCGGTAAAAATCTGgcagaaaaataatgatgtCCATATAGCGTCCTGTTCCAGAGATCAAACTGTTAAAATTTGGGACTTCCACAATGGTTGGTCGTTGAAAACATTTCAGCCTCATTCCCAATGGGTTCGTTCCATAGACGTTCTAGGCGATTACATCATCTCTGGTTCACATGACACTACATTAAGGTTAACACATTGGCCATCAGGTAATGGTCTTAGTGTTGGCACGGGTCATGAATTTCCCATAGAGAAAGTTAAATTTATTCATTTCATCGAAGACTCTCCGGAGATAAGGTTTAGAACACCATCAACGGATCGATATAAGAATTGGGGGATGCAATATTGTGTCTCAGCGTCAAGAGATAGAACGATAAAAATCTGGGAGATACCTCTACCTACGTTAATGGCCCATAGAGCACCCATACCGAATCCTACAGATTCAAATTTCAGATGTGTTCTTACGTTGAAGGGGCATCTTTCGTGGGTTAGAGATATTAGTATTCGAGGCCAATACTTGTTTTCTTGTGCTGATGATAAATCTGTCAGATGTTGGGATCTGAACACGGGGCAGTGCTTACACGTTTGGGAAAAGTTGCATACAGGATTTGTCAACTGTTTAGACCTGGATGTGGATTTCGATTCTAACGTTACCCCAAGGCAAATGATGGTCACTGGTGGATTGGATTGCAAGTCTAACGTTTTCATGAGATAA
- the HRK1 gene encoding putative serine/threonine protein kinase HRK1 (Protein kinase; implicated in activation of the plasma membrane H(+)-ATPase Pma1p in response to glucose metabolism and under acetic acid stress; plays a role in ion homeostasis; maintains pH homeostasis and modulates plasma membrane potential under acetic acid stress; protein abundance increases in response to DNA replication stress) has translation MPNLLSRNPFHGHHNDHHHDRENSSNNPPQLIRSSKSFLNFIGRKQSNDSLRSEKSTDSMKSTTTTTNYTTTNLNNNTHSHSNATSISTNNYNNNYETNHHHNISHGLHDYTSPASPKQTHSMAELKRFFRPSVNKKLSMSQLRSKKHSTHSPPPSKSTSTVNLNNHYRAQHPHGFTDHYAHTQSAIPPSTDSILSLSNNINIYHDDCILAQKYGKLGKLLGSGAGGSVKVLVRPTDGATFAVKEFRPRKPNESVKEYAKKCTAEFCIGSTLHHPNVIETVDVFSDSKQNKYYEVMEYCPIDFFAVVMTGKMSRGEINCCLKQLTEGVKYLHSMGLAHRDLKLDNCVMTSQGILKLIDFGSAVVFRYPFEDGVTMAHGIVGSDPYLAPEVITSTKSYDPQCVDIWSIGIIYCCMVLKRFPWKAPRDSDDNFRLYCMPDDIEHDYVESARHHEELLKERKEKRQRFLNHSDCSAINQQQPAHESNLKTVQNQVPNTPASIQGKSDNKPDIVEEETEENKEDDSNNDKESTPDNDKESTIDIKISKNENKSTVVSANPKKVDADADADCDANGDSNGRVDCKANSDCNDKTDCNANNDCSNESDCNAKVDTNVNTAANANPDMVPQNNPQQQQQQQQQQQQQQQQQQQQHHHHQHQNQDKAHSIASDNKSSQQHRGPHHKKIIHGPYRLLRLLPHASRPIMSRILQVDPKKRATLDDIFNDEWFAAIAACTMDSKNKVIRAPGHHHTLVREENAHLETYKV, from the coding sequence ATGCCTAATCTATTGTCGAGAAACCCATTCCATGGTCATCATAATGACCATCATCATGACCGTGAAAATTCGTCTAATAACCCGCCACAGTTGATCAGAAGTTCTAAATCTTTCTTAAACTTCATTGGTAGAAAACAAAGTAATGACTCACTAAGAAGCGAGAAATCTACAGATTCCATGAAATCTACCACAACCACTACAAATTATACTACAACAAACCTTAATAACAACACCCATAGCCATTCTAATGCAACCAGTATCTCAACAAACAACTACAATAATAACTATGAAACAAACCACCACCATAATATTTCTCATGGGCTCCATGACTATACTTCTCCCGCCTCTCCAAAACAAACCCACTCCATGGCAGAATTGAAAAGGTTTTTCAGACCTTctgtaaataaaaaactatCTATGTCTCAACTTCGTTCCAAGAAACATAGCACCCATTCCCCCCCACCTTCAAAATCAACTTCTACAGTTAATTTAAATAATCACTATCGTGCCCAGCATCCTCATGGCTTTACAGACCACTATGCTCATACCCAGTCTGCTATACCGCCAAGTACCGATTCTATCCTATCTTTGTccaataatattaatatatatcACGATGATTGTATTCTGGCTCAAAAATACGGGAAATTGGGTAAGTTATTGGGTTCCGGTGCCGGTGGGTCCGTTAAAGTTCTTGTGAGACCAACTGATGGTGCTACTTTTGCCGTCAAAGAATTCAGACCAAGGAAACCGAATGAGAGTGTGAAAGAATATGCCAAGAAGTGCACCGCAGAATTTTGTATTGGTTCGACTTTACATCACCCAAATGTTATCGAAACTGTTGACGTTTTCTCTGATTctaaacaaaataaatactaTGAAGTTATGGAGTACTGTCCgattgatttttttgctgttgttATGACAGGCAAGATGTCTCGTGGCGAGATCAACTGTTGCTTGAAGCAATTGACTGAAGGTGTTAAATATTTACATTCTATGGGATTGGCACATAgagatttgaaattggatAATTGTGTCATGACTTCCCAGggtattttgaaattaattGATTTTGGTAGTGCTGTTGTGTTCAGATATCCTTTTGAAGATGGCGTAACGATGGCTCATGGAATCGTGGGTAGTGACCCTTACTTAGCGCCGGAAGTGATTACCTCCACCAAATCTTATGATCCTCAGTGCGTCGATATATGGTCTATTGGGATCATATATTGTTGTATGGTGCTTAAAAGGTTTCCATGGAAAGCCCCTAGAGATTCTGACGATAATTTTAGATTATATTGTATGCCGGATGATATAGAACACGACTATGTTGAATCTGCCAGGCATCACGAAGAGTTACtgaaggaaagaaaagaaaagcgTCAAAGGTTTTTGAATCACAGTGACTGTTCCGCCATCAATCAGCAACAACCAGCTCATGAATCAAACTTGAAAACAGTTCAAAATCAAGTTCCAAATACTCCAGCATCTATACAGGGTAAAAGCGATAACAAACCAGACATtgtggaagaagaaaccgaagaaaataaagaagatgatagcaataatgataaagaaaGCACGCCAGATAATGACAAGGAAAGTACCATCGATATTAAAATAAGCAAAAATGAGAATAAAAGCACGGTAGTTTCAGCTAACCCAAAGAAAGTAGATGCCGATGCCGACGCTGATTGCGATGCTAATGGTGACTCTAACGGCAGAGTGGATTGCAAGGCTAACAGTGACTGCAATGACAAAACGGATTGTAATGCTAACAATGACTGCAGCAATGAATCGGATTGTAACGCTAAAGTTGATACTAACGTCAACACTGCTGCCAACGCTAACCCTGATATGGTTCCCCAAAACAATccacaacaacaacaacaacaacaacaacaacaacaacaacaacaacaacaacaacaacaacaacaccaTCATCACCAGcatcaaaatcaagacAAGGCCCATAGTATCGCTTCCGATAATAAATCGAGTCAACAGCACAGAGGACCTCaccataaaaaaattattcatGGCCCATACCGTCTATTACGTCTACTACCACATGCTTCAAGACCTATCATGTCCCGTATACTGCAAGTAGatccaaagaaaagagcAACCTtagatgatatttttaatgatgAATGGTTTGCCGCCATTGCTGCCTGTACCATggattcaaaaaataaagttattaGAGCGCCTGGCCATCACCATACATTGGTTAGGGAGGAAAATGCTCACTTAGAGACCTACAAGGTTTAA
- the PNT1 gene encoding Pnt1p (Mitochondrial integral inner membrane protein; involved in membrane insertion of C-terminus of Cox2p, interacts genetically and physically with Cox18p; deletion mutant sensitive to the anti-Pneumocystis carinii drug pentamidine), with protein sequence MDSRVALVRKYIAPSVIKSDSIQLHGLVKAPLFKALNSRYKLGSLQIVQDVDWNAKTTPSDSPEPLAATLNSNRSLPMTKFPKQEILEQVKLDTKVGKWRKFMTGWFRIGLYLLKSYKTGIQNTLKVFWDTRNEEQKFSIKNGALANLVREIEMHEINTRLSSSSLPTSSSAKAPLRPLSINRKTLVELIRRDQIWKLPVFFTLVFIFEEVSVLIFTFFPRVCPYNCLTPGGYKKLSNSYIKGTTSTQGNYGLGPLEFTKQGTIKYEPPYAVPIENLYNFLTSFPQSMISNWKLYIYKKLKLQKLLCNEIEKIYQYLFIDDWLLLQSILNTDVEKTKIALSDRELVNCILERKLYHMGDDLNEMVNDTLGKEILLKRLFLYWTLRYNDTISLNGKHTFSEKWGVNNISLLKYNSELVATKDIQ encoded by the coding sequence ATGGATTCTCGAGTTGCACTGGTACGAAAATACATAGCACCATCGGTGATAAAAAGCGATTCTATTCAATTGCACGGTTTAGTGAAGGCACCACTATTTAAAGCGTTGAATAGCCGTTACAAATTAGGTTCACTACAGATAGTACAGGATGTCGATTGGAATGCGAAGACAACACCATCCGATTCTCCAGAGCCTCTGGCCGCTACTCTAAACTCTAATCGATCCCTACCAATGACTAAGTTCCCCAAGCAGGAGATCTTGGAACAGGTAAAATTGGATACTAAGGTTGGCAAATGGAGGAAATTCATGACAGGTTGGTTTAGAATTGGATTGtatcttttaaaaagcTATAAAACAGGAATTCAGAACACGTTAAAAGTATTCTGGGATACTCGAAACGAAGAGCAGAAATTCAGCATAAAAAACGGTGCATTGGCTAACTTAGTACGGGAAATAGAAATGCATGAAATCAATACAAGACtatcgtcttcatcattgcCTACAAGTTCTTCAGCAAAAGCCCCATTAAGGCCACTTTCAATCAATAGGAAAACACTGGTGGAACTGATCAGACGAGATCAAATCTGGAAATTACCTGTATTTTTCACCTTAGTATTCATATTTGAGGAGGTAAGTGTATTGATCTTTACCTTTTTTCCACGTGTCTGTCCGTACAATTGTTTAACTCCTGGTGGATACAAGAAGCTTTCCAACTCATATATCAAGGGAACAACAAGCACACAAGGTAACTACGGTCTGGGTCCCTTAGAGTTTACTAAGCAAGGTACAATTAAGTATGAGCCACCATATGCAGTTCCTATTGAGAATTTGTATAATTTTCTGACAAGCTTTCCTCAAAGTATGATATCAAACTGGAAACTGTATATTTataaaaagttaaaatTACAGAAGCTACTTTGCAATGAgatagaaaaaatttaccaGTATCTGTTTATCGATGACTGGTTGCTGTTGCAGAGTATACTCAACACTGATGTTGAGAAAACTAAAATCGCGCTAAGTGATAGAGAATTGGTTAACTGTATActtgaaagaaaactttatCACATGGGCGATGACTTGAATGAGATGGTTAATGACACGTTAGGGAAAGAAATCTTACTGAAAAGattgtttctttattggACATTAAGATATAATGACACTATATCCTTAAACGGAAAGCATACATTCAGTGAGAAATGGGGTGTCAACAATATATCATTGTTAAAATATAATTCAGAATTGGTAGCTACGAAAGATATTCAATAG